In Enterobacter cloacae, the following are encoded in one genomic region:
- the arnC gene encoding undecaprenyl-phosphate 4-deoxy-4-formamido-L-arabinose transferase: protein MFSTPPVQKVSVVIPVYNEQESLPELIRRTTAACDTMGKAYEILLVDDGSSDNSALMLTEAAQVEGSHIVAVLLNRNYGQHSAIMAGFSHVTGDLIITLDADLQNPPEEIPRLVAKADEGYDVVGTVRQNRQDSLFRKLASRTINRLIQRTTGKAMGDYGCMLRAYRRHIVDAMLHCHERSTFIPILANTFARKATEIPVLHAEREHGESKYSFMRLINLMYDLITCLTTTPLRLLSVFGSIIAVAGFAISVLLVALRLIFGPQWAAEGVFMLFAVLFMFIGAQFVGMGLLGEYIGRIYNDVRARPRYFIQRVVRQEHKASQEEIHP from the coding sequence ATGTTCAGTACACCGCCGGTACAAAAAGTTTCCGTGGTGATCCCGGTTTATAACGAGCAGGAGAGCCTGCCCGAACTGATCCGCCGCACGACGGCCGCCTGTGACACGATGGGCAAAGCTTACGAAATTCTGCTGGTGGATGACGGCAGTAGCGACAATTCCGCGCTGATGCTGACCGAAGCCGCACAGGTTGAAGGTAGCCACATTGTGGCCGTACTGCTTAACCGTAACTACGGCCAGCACTCGGCGATTATGGCCGGGTTCAGCCACGTGACGGGCGATCTGATCATCACCCTGGATGCCGATCTGCAAAACCCACCGGAAGAGATCCCGCGCCTGGTCGCCAAAGCCGACGAAGGCTATGACGTGGTGGGCACGGTGCGGCAAAACCGTCAGGACAGCCTGTTCCGCAAGCTGGCTTCACGCACTATCAACCGTCTGATCCAGCGCACCACCGGTAAAGCGATGGGGGATTACGGCTGCATGCTGCGTGCCTATCGTCGCCACATTGTGGATGCCATGCTGCACTGCCACGAACGCAGTACGTTTATCCCTATTCTGGCGAATACCTTTGCCCGTAAAGCGACGGAAATCCCGGTGCTGCATGCCGAGCGTGAGCATGGGGAGTCAAAGTACAGCTTTATGCGCCTCATCAACCTGATGTATGACCTGATCACCTGCCTGACCACGACGCCGCTGCGTCTGCTGAGCGTTTTCGGCAGCATCATCGCAGTGGCCGGGTTTGCGATTTCCGTTCTGTTGGTCGCCTTGCGACTGATCTTTGGCCCACAGTGGGCGGCGGAAGGGGTCTTTATGCTGTTTGCCGTTCTGTTCATGTTCATCGGTGCCCAGTTTGTTGGTATGGGCTTACTCGGTGAATACATCGGCCGTATCTATAACGATGTTCGCGCACGTCCGCGCTACTTTATTCAACGTGTTGTCCGTCAGGAACACAAAGCGTCTCAAGAGGAAATTCACCCATGA
- the arnB gene encoding UDP-4-amino-4-deoxy-L-arabinose--oxoglutarate aminotransferase, translating to MSDFLPFSRPSMGAEEIAALQDVLMSGWITTGPKNQELEEAFCQLTGNHHAIAVSSATAGMHVTLMAMGIGPGDEVITPSLTWVSTLNMIVLLGATPVMIDVDRDTLMVTPEAVEAAITPRTKAIIPVHYAGAPCDIDAIRAIGERHGIPVIEDAAHAAGTYYKDHHVGWQGTAIFSFHAIKNMTCAEGGLVVTDDAQLAQRIRSLKFHGLGVDAYDRQTHGRAPQAEVISPGFKYNLADINAALALVQLGKLKNANKRRQEIAERYLLELADTPFQPLSIPAWPHVHAWHLFIIRVDEARCGISRDNLMAALKEKGIGTGLHFRAAHTQKYYRERFPDVSLPNSEWNSARICSLPLFPDMTHDDTTRVITALHQLAGN from the coding sequence ATGAGTGATTTTCTGCCTTTTTCGCGACCGTCGATGGGCGCTGAGGAAATTGCGGCGCTTCAGGACGTTTTGATGTCAGGCTGGATCACCACTGGGCCGAAAAATCAGGAGCTTGAAGAGGCATTCTGTCAACTTACGGGAAATCATCATGCGATTGCCGTCAGCTCTGCAACCGCGGGGATGCATGTCACGCTGATGGCGATGGGCATTGGCCCTGGCGATGAAGTGATCACGCCATCCCTGACCTGGGTGTCGACGCTGAATATGATCGTTCTGCTGGGCGCAACGCCAGTGATGATCGATGTAGACAGAGATACGCTGATGGTCACTCCGGAAGCCGTCGAAGCTGCCATCACACCGCGTACCAAAGCGATTATACCTGTTCATTATGCAGGGGCTCCGTGTGATATCGACGCCATCCGTGCTATCGGTGAACGTCATGGTATTCCCGTCATTGAAGATGCAGCGCATGCAGCGGGAACGTACTACAAAGACCACCATGTGGGCTGGCAAGGCACCGCGATTTTCTCTTTCCACGCCATTAAAAATATGACCTGCGCCGAAGGCGGGTTAGTGGTGACGGATGATGCGCAACTGGCGCAGCGGATCCGCAGCCTGAAATTCCACGGACTGGGTGTGGATGCCTATGACCGCCAGACGCACGGTCGTGCGCCGCAGGCAGAGGTTATCTCCCCTGGCTTCAAATACAACCTGGCGGACATTAACGCTGCTCTGGCACTGGTGCAGTTAGGCAAACTGAAGAATGCCAACAAACGTCGTCAGGAAATTGCCGAACGCTACCTGCTGGAACTTGCAGATACGCCGTTCCAGCCACTGAGTATCCCGGCCTGGCCACATGTACACGCCTGGCATCTTTTTATCATTCGTGTTGATGAAGCCCGGTGTGGGATCTCACGCGATAACCTGATGGCTGCGCTGAAAGAGAAAGGCATTGGTACTGGCCTGCATTTCCGCGCCGCCCACACGCAAAAATACTACCGCGAGCGTTTTCCGGATGTATCGCTCCCGAACTCTGAATGGAATAGCGCGCGTATTTGTTCTCTCCCTCTTTTCCCGGATATGACTCATGACGACACCACCCGTGTCATTACCGCACTCCATCAGCTCGCAGGAAATTGA
- a CDS encoding haloacid dehalogenase, translating to MTNMIADEAVAKSNVLSVFDFDGTLTHHDSFIPFLRFAFGKRYFAGRLVRMALPTLHCVRRKLTRDELKEVLIKTFLTGVDEHWLRQQAEAFCEKYWDKLMRPAGVLAVAAEVNSGAEVTICSASPALVLQPWADKLGIKLIGTQLEVKNGKLTGRITGNNCRCAQKVARLEKVYGNLNDYHLRAWGDTRGDHELLAAAQDPHWRHFHPPRKRKNSPLKG from the coding sequence ATGACCAATATGATTGCCGACGAGGCAGTAGCGAAGTCCAACGTGCTCTCTGTCTTCGACTTTGATGGCACATTGACGCACCACGACAGCTTTATCCCTTTCCTGCGCTTTGCCTTTGGTAAACGTTACTTCGCGGGCCGACTGGTGCGCATGGCGTTACCGACGCTCCATTGTGTACGCCGCAAACTGACGCGCGATGAGCTGAAAGAAGTGCTGATTAAAACGTTCCTGACGGGCGTGGATGAACACTGGTTACGTCAGCAGGCTGAAGCGTTTTGCGAAAAATACTGGGATAAGCTGATGCGCCCTGCGGGCGTGCTGGCCGTTGCAGCGGAGGTTAATTCCGGTGCGGAAGTGACTATCTGTTCCGCTTCCCCGGCGCTGGTGCTCCAGCCGTGGGCCGATAAGCTTGGTATTAAGTTGATTGGGACACAGCTGGAAGTCAAAAACGGTAAGCTGACCGGGCGTATCACGGGTAACAACTGCCGCTGTGCTCAGAAGGTGGCCAGGCTGGAAAAGGTGTACGGCAATCTGAACGATTACCACCTGCGCGCCTGGGGGGATACCCGTGGCGACCACGAACTGCTGGCGGCCGCACAGGATCCACACTGGCGGCATTTCCACCCTCCGCGCAAGCGCAAGAATTCGCCGCTCAAGGGTTAA
- a CDS encoding tellurium resistance protein TerC, protein MSAAHLGFPTETVVVFVVMAVGAMFIDLFMHRHDKPVSLKSAAMWSIFWFTMAMAFAGFLYVHHGAEMASLFLTGYALEEVLSVDNLFVMMAIFAWFGVPDKYRHRVLYWGVLGAIVFRGIFVAIGTSLLSLGPYVEVVFALIVGWTAVMMLKRNEESDEVEDYSGHLAYRLVKRFYPVWPKISSHAFILTQKEVDAELEKPENQDVMVGRMKKAKRYATPLLLCVAVVELSDVMFAFDSVPAIIAVSREPLIIYSAMMFAILGLRTLYFVLEALKQYLVHLEKAVVALLFFVAFKLGLNATDHFWHHGYSIDATASLFVVLGVLALGIIASVMFPGREEA, encoded by the coding sequence ATGTCAGCTGCTCATCTCGGTTTCCCGACTGAAACCGTTGTTGTCTTTGTTGTGATGGCCGTTGGGGCGATGTTTATCGACCTCTTCATGCATCGTCATGACAAACCTGTCTCACTGAAAAGCGCCGCGATGTGGTCCATTTTTTGGTTCACGATGGCAATGGCGTTTGCCGGGTTCCTGTATGTTCACCACGGTGCAGAGATGGCAAGCCTGTTCCTCACCGGTTACGCGCTGGAGGAAGTGCTCTCCGTCGATAACCTGTTTGTGATGATGGCGATTTTTGCCTGGTTTGGTGTGCCGGATAAATACCGTCACCGCGTCCTCTACTGGGGCGTTCTGGGGGCGATTGTCTTCCGCGGTATCTTTGTTGCCATTGGCACCAGTCTGTTGAGCCTGGGCCCTTACGTTGAGGTGGTTTTCGCGCTGATCGTTGGCTGGACGGCCGTGATGATGCTCAAACGCAATGAAGAGAGTGATGAAGTTGAAGATTACTCCGGTCATCTGGCCTATCGGCTGGTGAAGCGCTTCTATCCTGTCTGGCCGAAAATCAGCAGTCATGCCTTTATTCTGACCCAGAAAGAGGTTGATGCGGAGCTTGAAAAGCCAGAGAACCAGGATGTGATGGTCGGGCGCATGAAGAAGGCGAAGCGCTACGCAACGCCGCTGTTGCTCTGTGTGGCAGTAGTGGAACTGTCTGACGTGATGTTTGCGTTTGACTCAGTACCGGCCATTATTGCCGTCAGCCGTGAACCGCTCATTATCTATAGTGCAATGATGTTCGCCATTCTTGGCCTGCGAACCCTCTACTTCGTGCTGGAAGCGCTGAAGCAGTATCTGGTGCATCTGGAGAAAGCGGTGGTGGCGCTGTTGTTCTTCGTGGCCTTCAAGCTGGGACTCAATGCGACCGATCACTTCTGGCATCACGGTTACAGCATTGATGCCACGGCAAGCCTGTTTGTGGTACTTGGCGTGCTGGCACTGGGAATTATTGCGAGTGTCATGTTCCCGGGAAGGGAAGAGGCCTAA
- a CDS encoding membrane protein has protein sequence MTEIRVIYAGATTEETLQSAATNKEGFDVERFDAVVIGAGAAGMFCAAMAGQAGRRVLLLDNGKKPGRKILMSGGGRCNFTNLYVEPAAYLSQNRHFCKSALARYTQWDFIDLVGKHGIAWHEKTLGQLFCDDSAQQIVDMLVAECEKGGVVMRLRTEVLDVTRDDQGYTLHLNGESVSADNLVIASGGLSMPGLGASPFGYKIAEQFGLKVLPTRAGLVPFTLHKPLLEQLQTLSGVSVPSVITAEDGTVFRENLLFTHRGLSGPAVLQISSYWQPGEFVAVNLLPDCDLDAFLNEQRTVHPNQSLKNTLAMQLPKRLVECLQVLGQIPDVSLKQLNSREQQSLVETLIHWRVQPNGTEGYRTAEVTLGGVDTHELSSRTMEARNVPGLYFIGEVMDVTGWLGGYNFQWAWASAWACAQALAEK, from the coding sequence ATGACTGAAATCCGGGTTATTTACGCTGGTGCGACCACAGAGGAAACTTTACAATCCGCGGCAACTAACAAAGAGGGTTTTGACGTGGAAAGGTTTGATGCCGTTGTAATAGGTGCCGGTGCGGCGGGTATGTTTTGTGCGGCGATGGCCGGGCAAGCGGGCCGTCGTGTGCTGTTGCTGGATAATGGTAAAAAACCGGGCCGCAAGATCCTGATGTCGGGCGGCGGGCGTTGCAACTTCACTAACCTTTATGTCGAACCCGCGGCCTATTTGAGCCAAAACCGTCATTTTTGCAAATCTGCGCTGGCGCGTTATACCCAGTGGGATTTTATCGACCTGGTGGGTAAGCACGGCATCGCATGGCATGAAAAGACGCTGGGTCAGCTGTTTTGTGACGACTCCGCGCAGCAGATTGTCGACATGCTGGTGGCCGAGTGTGAAAAGGGCGGTGTGGTAATGCGTCTGCGTACGGAAGTGCTGGACGTGACCCGCGACGATCAGGGTTACACGCTGCACCTGAACGGTGAAAGCGTCAGCGCCGATAACCTGGTGATTGCCAGTGGCGGTCTTTCCATGCCTGGGCTGGGTGCCTCGCCATTTGGTTACAAAATTGCTGAGCAGTTTGGTCTGAAGGTACTGCCAACACGCGCGGGTCTGGTGCCGTTCACGCTGCATAAACCGCTTCTGGAACAGCTCCAGACGCTTTCTGGCGTCTCGGTTCCGTCGGTGATTACCGCGGAAGACGGTACGGTGTTCCGTGAAAATCTTCTCTTCACTCATCGTGGCCTCTCTGGCCCTGCGGTGCTGCAAATCTCAAGCTACTGGCAGCCGGGTGAGTTTGTTGCGGTTAACCTGTTACCCGATTGCGATCTGGATGCATTCCTCAACGAGCAACGTACCGTACACCCGAATCAAAGCCTGAAAAACACCCTGGCGATGCAGTTACCGAAACGGTTGGTGGAGTGTTTGCAGGTTTTGGGGCAGATCCCGGATGTCTCGCTCAAACAACTCAATAGCCGTGAACAGCAGAGCCTGGTCGAAACGCTGATCCACTGGCGCGTCCAGCCAAACGGTACTGAAGGCTATCGCACAGCAGAAGTGACGCTCGGCGGGGTCGACACGCATGAGCTTTCTTCGCGCACGATGGAGGCCCGCAACGTGCCAGGTCTCTATTTCATTGGTGAAGTGATGGACGTCACCGGCTGGCTCGGTGGGTATAACTTCCAGTGGGCATGGGCAAGTGCCTGGGCGTGTGCGCAGGCGCTGGCAGAAAAATAA
- a CDS encoding phosphate transporter, whose translation MLHLFAGLDLHTGLLLLLALIFVLFYEAINGFHDTANAVATVIYTRAMRSQVAVVMAAVFNFFGVLLGGLSVAYAIVHMLPTDLLLNVSSGHGLAMVFSMLLAAIIWNLGTWYFGLPASSSHTLIGAIIGIGLTNALMTGTSVVDALNIPKVLGIFASLIVSPIVGLVVAGGLIFILRRYWSNTKKRSRIHLTPAEREKKDGKKKPPFWTRIALILSAIGVSFSHGANDGQKGIGLVMLVLIGVAPAGFVVNMNASGYEITRTRDAVNNVEIYFQQHPELLKKATGVDQLIPSPDAGTTTTPTEFHCHPANAINALERAKGILGDIESYDKLSVEQRGQLRRIMLCISDVTDKVAKLPEVNADDQRLLKKLKSDMLNTIEYAPIWIIMAVALALGIGTMIGWRRVATTIGEKIGKKGMTYAQGMSAQMTAAVSIGLASYTGMPVSTTHVLSSSVAGTMIVDGGGLQRKTVTNILMAWVFTLPASILLSGGLYWIALKLI comes from the coding sequence ATGCTACATTTGTTTGCTGGCCTGGATTTACATACCGGGCTTTTACTCTTGCTTGCTCTGATTTTTGTATTGTTTTACGAAGCGATCAACGGCTTCCACGACACTGCAAACGCAGTTGCAACAGTTATTTACACTCGCGCAATGCGATCGCAAGTCGCGGTCGTTATGGCGGCGGTATTTAACTTTTTTGGTGTCCTCCTGGGCGGACTGAGCGTTGCTTATGCCATCGTGCATATGCTGCCAACGGATCTGCTACTTAACGTTAGTTCTGGCCATGGCCTTGCTATGGTGTTCTCAATGCTGCTTGCTGCAATTATCTGGAACCTCGGTACCTGGTATTTCGGCCTGCCTGCATCCAGTTCTCACACCCTCATCGGCGCGATTATCGGTATCGGGTTAACCAATGCCCTGATGACCGGTACATCGGTTGTTGATGCGTTAAACATCCCGAAAGTGTTGGGGATCTTTGCCTCACTCATCGTTTCCCCTATCGTGGGTCTGGTGGTTGCAGGTGGATTGATTTTCATTCTGCGTCGTTACTGGAGCAATACTAAAAAACGCTCCCGTATTCACCTGACGCCGGCTGAGCGTGAAAAGAAAGATGGCAAGAAAAAGCCACCTTTCTGGACACGGATTGCTCTGATCCTTTCCGCTATCGGCGTGTCGTTCTCACACGGCGCGAACGACGGTCAGAAAGGCATTGGTCTGGTCATGCTGGTACTGATTGGTGTCGCTCCGGCGGGGTTCGTGGTCAACATGAATGCCTCCGGTTACGAAATCACCCGTACGCGTGATGCGGTGAACAACGTCGAAATTTACTTCCAGCAGCACCCTGAACTGCTGAAGAAAGCGACCGGCGTTGACCAGTTGATCCCGTCTCCTGACGCGGGCACAACGACCACACCGACGGAGTTCCACTGCCACCCGGCGAATGCAATTAACGCGCTGGAACGTGCGAAAGGCATACTGGGTGATATCGAAAGTTATGACAAACTTTCCGTTGAACAGCGCGGTCAACTGCGTCGTATTATGCTTTGCATCTCTGATGTAACGGATAAAGTCGCGAAGCTGCCGGAAGTCAATGCAGACGACCAGCGACTGCTGAAGAAACTGAAAAGCGATATGCTCAATACCATTGAGTACGCGCCAATCTGGATCATCATGGCTGTCGCACTGGCACTGGGTATCGGTACGATGATTGGCTGGCGTCGTGTGGCGACCACCATCGGCGAGAAGATTGGTAAGAAAGGCATGACCTATGCGCAGGGTATGTCCGCGCAGATGACGGCGGCGGTCTCTATCGGTCTGGCGAGCTACACCGGTATGCCTGTTTCCACGACCCACGTACTCTCCTCTTCGGTAGCGGGTACGATGATTGTCGACGGCGGCGGTCTGCAGCGCAAAACCGTGACCAATATCCTGATGGCCTGGGTGTTTACCCTTCCGGCCTCCATCCTGCTGTCTGGCGGGTTGTACTGGATTGCACTGAAGCTGATTTAA
- the uspB gene encoding universal stress protein B, with protein sequence MISTVALFWALCVVCIVNMARYFSSLRALLVVLRGCDPLLYQYVDGGGFFTSHGQPSKQMRLVGYIYYQRYRDHHDEEFIRRCERLRRQFILTSALCGLVVVSMIALMIWH encoded by the coding sequence ATGATTAGCACCGTCGCATTGTTTTGGGCACTGTGCGTGGTTTGCATAGTGAATATGGCGCGCTACTTCTCATCGTTACGTGCGCTGTTAGTGGTACTTCGTGGTTGCGATCCGTTGCTTTATCAGTATGTGGACGGTGGAGGTTTCTTCACCTCGCATGGACAGCCCAGCAAACAGATGCGTCTGGTGGGGTATATCTATTACCAGCGCTACCGCGACCATCACGATGAAGAGTTTATCCGTCGTTGTGAGCGCTTGCGTCGTCAGTTCATTCTGACCAGTGCGCTGTGTGGCCTGGTCGTGGTCAGTATGATTGCATTGATGATTTGGCACTGA
- a CDS encoding universal stress protein, whose translation MAYKHILIAVDLSPESKVLVDKAVSMARPYNAKVSLIHVDVNYSDLYTGLIDVNLGDMQKRISEETHHALSELSTNAGYPITETLSGSGDLGQVLVDAIKKYDMDLVVCGHHQDFWSKLMSSARQLINTVHVDMLIVPLRDEEDE comes from the coding sequence ATGGCTTACAAACACATTCTCATCGCGGTAGACCTCTCCCCGGAGAGCAAAGTGCTGGTTGATAAAGCAGTATCCATGGCACGCCCATACAACGCGAAAGTTTCTCTTATTCACGTTGATGTGAATTACTCCGACCTCTATACCGGTCTGATCGATGTCAATCTTGGCGATATGCAAAAACGCATCTCCGAAGAGACACACCACGCACTGAGCGAGTTGTCCACCAACGCAGGCTACCCCATCACCGAAACCTTAAGCGGCAGCGGTGACCTGGGCCAGGTACTGGTTGATGCGATTAAGAAGTACGATATGGATCTGGTGGTTTGCGGTCATCATCAGGACTTCTGGAGCAAACTGATGTCCTCAGCGCGTCAGCTGATCAACACCGTTCACGTAGATATGCTGATTGTTCCACTGCGTGACGAAGAAGACGAGTAA
- the rsmJ gene encoding ribosomal RNA small subunit methyltransferase J, with translation MKICLVDETGTGDGALSVLATRWGLEHDEENLMALVMTPEHLELRKRDEPKLGGIFVDFVGGAMAHRRKFGGGRGEAVAKAVGIKGSYLPDVVDATAGLGRDAFVLASVGCRVRMLERNPVVAALLDDGLTRGYADPEIGSWLQERLQLIHASSLTALTDITPRPQVVYLDPMFPHKQKSALVKKEMRVFQSLVGPDLDADGLLEPACRLATKRVVVKRPDYAPPLADVATTNAVVTKGHRFDIYSGTPE, from the coding sequence GTGAAGATCTGCTTAGTCGATGAAACAGGCACCGGAGACGGTGCCTTATCTGTTCTGGCCACCCGCTGGGGACTGGAACATGATGAAGAAAACCTGATGGCGCTGGTGATGACACCGGAGCATCTGGAATTACGTAAACGCGATGAACCGAAGCTTGGCGGGATTTTTGTCGATTTTGTTGGCGGGGCAATGGCGCACCGCCGCAAGTTCGGCGGTGGCCGCGGCGAAGCGGTCGCTAAAGCGGTTGGTATCAAGGGGAGCTATCTGCCGGACGTGGTCGATGCGACGGCGGGACTGGGGCGTGATGCGTTTGTGCTGGCGTCGGTGGGCTGCCGCGTGCGGATGCTGGAGCGCAATCCGGTGGTCGCGGCGCTGCTCGACGATGGGCTGACGCGTGGCTACGCTGACCCGGAAATCGGCTCCTGGCTACAGGAGCGTTTACAGTTGATCCACGCCTCCAGCCTGACGGCGCTGACGGATATCACCCCGCGCCCGCAGGTGGTCTACCTTGACCCGATGTTCCCGCATAAGCAGAAAAGCGCGCTGGTGAAGAAAGAGATGCGTGTGTTTCAGTCGCTGGTGGGGCCGGATTTGGACGCGGATGGTTTGCTGGAGCCTGCCTGCCGGTTAGCAACAAAACGGGTCGTCGTGAAACGCCCTGACTATGCGCCACCGCTGGCTGACGTCGCCACGACGAATGCGGTGGTGACCAAAGGACACCGGTTTGATATTTATTCCGGTACGCCGGAATAA
- a CDS encoding oligopeptidase A codes for MTNPLLTPFSLPPFSKILPEHVVPAVTQSLASCRAAVESVVEQGAPYTWENLCQPLAEVDDVLGRIFSPVSHLNSVKNSPELREAYEQTLPLLSEYSTWVGQHEGLYKAYRDLRDGDHYASLNTAQKKSVDNALRDFELSGIGLPKEKQVRYGEIAARLSELGNQYSNNVLDATMGWTKLITDEAELAGMPESALAAAKAQAEAKEQEGFLLTLDIPSYLPVMTYCDNQALREEMYRAYSTRASDQGPNAGKWDNSPVMAEILALRHELAQLLGFESYAFKSLATKMAENPQQVLDFLTDLAKRARPQGEKELAQLRAFAKAECGVDELQPWDIAYYSEKQKQHLYSISDEQLRPYFPENKAVNGLFEVVKRIYGITAKERTDIDVWHPDVRFFELYDEKNELRGSFYLDLYARENKRGGAWMDDCVGQMRKADGSLQKPVAYLTCNFNRPVNGKPALFTHDEVITLFHEFGHGLHHMLTRIETAGVAGISGVPWDAVELPSQFMENWCWEPDALAFISGHFETGEPLPKELLEKMLEAKNYQAAMFILRQLEFGLFDFRLHAEFSPEQGAKILETLAEIKKQVAVIPGPTWGRFPHAFSHIFAGGYAAGYYSYLWADVLAADAFSRFEEEGIFNRETGQSFLDNILTRGGSEEPMVLFKRFRGREPQLDAMLEHYGIKG; via the coding sequence ATGACCAATCCATTACTGACGCCTTTTTCGTTGCCGCCGTTTTCTAAAATCCTTCCTGAACATGTTGTCCCGGCCGTGACGCAATCGCTGGCCAGCTGTCGTGCGGCGGTAGAAAGCGTGGTGGAGCAGGGGGCTCCGTACACCTGGGAAAATCTGTGTCAGCCGCTGGCAGAAGTGGATGATGTGCTGGGGCGTATTTTCTCCCCGGTGAGCCACCTGAATTCGGTGAAAAATAGCCCGGAACTGCGCGAAGCCTACGAACAAACTCTGCCGCTGCTCTCTGAGTACAGCACCTGGGTCGGTCAACACGAAGGGTTATACAAAGCTTACCGCGACCTGCGCGATGGCGATCACTATGCATCGCTGAATACTGCGCAGAAAAAATCAGTTGATAATGCCCTGCGTGATTTTGAGCTGTCCGGGATTGGCCTGCCAAAAGAGAAGCAGGTCCGCTACGGTGAAATCGCGGCGCGCCTGTCTGAGCTGGGCAACCAGTACAGCAACAACGTGCTGGATGCCACGATGGGCTGGACGAAACTGATTACCGACGAAGCTGAGCTGGCCGGTATGCCGGAAAGTGCGCTGGCGGCGGCGAAAGCCCAGGCCGAGGCCAAAGAGCAGGAAGGTTTCCTGCTGACCCTGGATATCCCAAGCTATCTGCCGGTGATGACCTACTGCGACAACCAGGCGCTTCGCGAAGAGATGTACCGCGCCTACAGCACGCGTGCGTCAGATCAGGGGCCGAATGCGGGCAAATGGGACAACAGCCCGGTGATGGCAGAAATCCTCGCGCTGCGTCACGAGCTGGCACAACTGCTGGGCTTTGAAAGCTATGCCTTCAAATCCCTCGCCACCAAAATGGCCGAGAACCCACAACAGGTGCTCGATTTCTTAACCGACCTTGCCAAACGTGCCCGTCCGCAGGGTGAAAAAGAGCTGGCCCAGCTGCGTGCCTTCGCGAAAGCGGAGTGCGGTGTGGATGAGCTGCAGCCGTGGGATATCGCGTACTACAGCGAAAAACAGAAACAACACCTTTACAGCATCAGCGACGAGCAGCTGCGCCCGTACTTCCCGGAAAACAAAGCCGTTAACGGCCTGTTTGAAGTCGTGAAACGTATCTACGGCATCACGGCTAAAGAGCGTACTGATATCGACGTCTGGCATCCGGATGTGCGTTTCTTCGAGTTATATGACGAGAAAAACGAGCTGCGTGGCAGCTTCTATCTGGATCTTTATGCGCGTGAGAACAAGCGCGGCGGAGCGTGGATGGATGACTGTGTCGGCCAGATGCGTAAAGCCGACGGTTCATTGCAAAAGCCGGTTGCTTACCTGACCTGTAACTTCAACCGCCCGGTGAATGGCAAACCGGCACTGTTCACCCACGATGAAGTGATCACCCTGTTCCACGAGTTCGGTCACGGTCTGCACCATATGCTGACCCGTATCGAAACCGCAGGCGTAGCCGGTATCAGCGGTGTGCCGTGGGATGCGGTCGAGCTGCCAAGCCAGTTTATGGAAAACTGGTGCTGGGAGCCGGACGCGCTGGCGTTTATCTCCGGTCACTTTGAAACGGGCGAACCGCTGCCGAAAGAACTGCTGGAGAAAATGCTGGAGGCGAAAAACTACCAGGCGGCGATGTTCATCCTGCGTCAACTGGAGTTCGGCCTGTTCGACTTCCGTCTGCATGCCGAGTTTAGCCCGGAGCAGGGGGCGAAAATCCTCGAAACCCTGGCTGAGATTAAAAAGCAGGTTGCCGTTATTCCAGGACCAACCTGGGGCCGTTTCCCGCACGCGTTCAGCCATATCTTCGCAGGTGGCTACGCGGCAGGTTATTACAGCTACCTGTGGGCCGACGTACTGGCGGCGGATGCCTTCTCTCGCTTCGAAGAAGAGGGGATTTTCAACCGCGAAACCGGTCAGTCGTTCCTCGACAACATCCTGACTCGCGGTGGTTCCGAAGAGCCTATGGTGCTGTTCAAACGCTTCCGCGGCCGTGAGCCACAACTGGACGCGATGCTGGAGCATTACGGAATTAAAGGCTAA